In the genome of Poecilia reticulata strain Guanapo linkage group LG16, Guppy_female_1.0+MT, whole genome shotgun sequence, one region contains:
- the LOC103477603 gene encoding sorcin: MAYPGYGAPGGGFPGMPPQQQDPLYGFFSQVAGQDGQISADELQRCLTQSGMSGSYQPFSLDTCRLMINMLDRDMSGTMGFNEFKDLCQALNGWKATFSSFDRDHSGTVEGHELQQAITTMGYNLSPQAMNCIMKRYSNHGRIPFDEFVSCCVRLRALTDHFRRRDTAHSGNASFQYDDFIQVTMSV; this comes from the exons ATGGCCTATCCAGGATATGGAGCTCCGGGCGGAGGATTCCCAGGAATG CCTCCTCAGCAACAAGATCCTCTGTATGGATTCTTCTCCCAGGTGGCTGGACAG GATGGGCAGATCTCAGCGGACGAGCTGCAGCGCTGCCTCACGCAGTCCGGCATGTCTGGATCATACCAAC ctttcAGCCTGGACACCTGCAGACTGATGATTAACATGCTGGAT AGGGACATGTCTGGAACGATGGGCTTTAATGAGTTCAAGGATCTGTGCCAGGCCCTGAACGGCTGGAAAGCCACCTTCTCATCCTTCGATCGGGACCACAGCGGCACAGTGGAGGGCCATGAGCTGCAGCAGGCCATCACTACCATGG GCTACAATCTCAGCCCTCAGGCCATGAACTGCATCATGAAGCGCTACAGCAACCATGGCAGGATTCCTTTTGATGAGTTTGTGAGCTGCTGTGTGAGACTCCGAGCTCTGACTG atCATTTCCGAAGGAGGGACACGGCCCACAGTGGAAATGCCTCTTTTCAGTACGATGAC TTTATCCAGGTCACCATGAGCGTctga